The Humulus lupulus chromosome 3, drHumLupu1.1, whole genome shotgun sequence genome window below encodes:
- the LOC133825374 gene encoding probable UDP-N-acetylglucosamine--peptide N-acetylglucosaminyltransferase SEC → MSLIPSVQPFHAISYSIDPMLALEISRKYVAYCSVIASRYSLPSFNYPAALPIKSEGGSKRLRVGYFSSDFGNHPLSHLMGSVFGMHDRENVEVFCYALSANDGSEWRLRIQSEVEHFIDVSSMSFDMISRMINEDKIQILVNLNGYTKGARNEIFAMQPAPIQISYMGFPGTTGADYIHYLVTEEFVSPSQFNHIYSEKIVHLPHYAVQRGVQPDQIIFTDVAMKGEHIKRSSLAYLFLDTPLCNAHTTGTDVLWAGLPMVTLPLKKMATRVAGSLCLATSVGEEMIVNR, encoded by the exons ATGTCTCTTATTCCTAGTGTGCAACCTTTCCATGCAATATCCTATTCAATTGATCCAATGCTTGCACTGGAGATAAG TCGTAAATATGTTGCATACTGCTCTGTCATTGCATCTCGTTATTCTCTTCCTTCGTTCAATTATCCAGCAGCCTTGCCCATAAAGAGCGAAGGTGGAAGTAAAAGGCTAAGGGTCGG GTATTTTAGCAGCGACTTTGGTAACCATCCTCTGTCTCATCTGATGGGTTCTGTCTTTGGTATGCATGATAGAGAGAATGTTGAG GTCTTTTGCTATGCTTTAAGTGCAAATGATGGATCTGAATGGAGGCTGCGTATCCAATCAGAAGTGGAGCATTTTATAGATGTCTCATCCATGTCATTTGATATGATTTCCAGGATGATTAACGAGGATAAAATACAGATCCTTGTCAATCTTAATGGTTATACTAAG GGGGCAAGAAATGAAATATTTGCCATGCAGCCGGCCCCTATACAGATTTCTTACATGGGATTTCCTGGAACTACAGGCGCGGACTATATACATTACCTAGTTACTGAGGAG TTTGTGTCACCTTCTCAATTCAATCATATTTATTCAGAAAAGATTGTCCATCTTCCTCATT ATGCTGTTCAAAGAGGTGTACAACCAGATCAGATTATTTTCACAGATGTTGCCATGAAGGGTGAACATATCAAGCGCAGTTCTTTAGCATATTTATTCTTGGACAC GCCATTATGCAATGCGCACACCACAGGCACTGATGTTCTATGGGCTGGTCTTCCAATGGTGACCCTTCCACTTAAGAAAATGGCTACGCGAGTAGCTGGTTCACTGTGTCTGGCCACTAGTGTAGGAGAGGAAATGATAGTTAACAGGTAA